The Fortiea contorta PCC 7126 genome has a segment encoding these proteins:
- the hemE gene encoding uroporphyrinogen decarboxylase: MGVSSTDPHLLRVAKGEILDRPPVWMMRQAGRYMKAYRDLREKYPSFRDRSEIPEVAIEVSLQPWRAFQPDGVILFSDIATPLPGLGIEMDIAEGKGPIIDSPIRTQAQIDSLRPLEPETALPFIKTILQALRQEVGNQSTVLGFVGAPWTLAAYAVEGKGSKTYSVIKNMAFSEPAVLDQLLTKLADAIAVYVRYQIDSGAQVVQMFDSWAGQLSPQDYDTFALPYQQRVFQQVKQTHPDTPLILLVSGSAGVLERMAQSGADVVTVDWSVDMADARTRLGKDVKVQGNLDPGVLFGSKAFIRDRILDTVRKAGNGGHILNLGHGVLPETPEENVAFFFETAKQLNALV, encoded by the coding sequence ATGGGTGTTTCCTCAACAGATCCTCATCTCCTCCGGGTAGCTAAAGGTGAAATATTAGACCGTCCCCCGGTATGGATGATGCGACAAGCGGGAAGATATATGAAAGCGTATCGAGATTTAAGGGAAAAGTATCCTTCATTTCGTGATCGCTCAGAAATTCCCGAAGTAGCCATCGAAGTTTCTCTGCAACCCTGGCGAGCATTCCAACCAGACGGAGTGATTTTATTTTCTGACATTGCGACTCCCTTACCTGGCTTGGGAATTGAAATGGACATTGCGGAAGGCAAAGGGCCAATCATTGACTCGCCCATTCGTACTCAAGCCCAGATTGATAGTCTGCGTCCCCTAGAACCAGAAACGGCTCTACCATTTATTAAAACGATCTTGCAGGCGTTGCGTCAGGAAGTAGGTAATCAATCAACGGTATTAGGATTTGTAGGTGCACCGTGGACTTTAGCTGCTTACGCAGTCGAGGGTAAAGGTTCTAAAACCTACTCAGTGATCAAGAATATGGCGTTCTCAGAGCCAGCAGTTTTAGATCAACTGTTAACTAAATTAGCAGATGCGATCGCTGTTTATGTCCGTTACCAAATTGACTCCGGTGCTCAAGTCGTCCAAATGTTCGATTCTTGGGCAGGTCAATTGAGTCCCCAAGATTATGACACCTTCGCCCTCCCCTATCAACAACGGGTTTTCCAACAAGTCAAGCAAACCCACCCCGACACACCTCTAATCTTACTGGTTAGCGGTAGCGCCGGTGTGCTAGAAAGAATGGCACAATCTGGCGCAGATGTCGTCACTGTAGACTGGTCAGTGGATATGGCAGACGCTAGAACCAGATTAGGTAAAGACGTCAAAGTTCAGGGAAATCTTGATCCAGGGGTGCTATTTGGTTCCAAAGCTTTCATCCGCGATCGCATTCTTGACACCGTTCGCAAAGCCGGCAATGGAGGTCACATTCTTAACCTCGGTCATGGTGTATTACCGGAAACTCCAGAAGAAAATGTTGCTTTCTTCTTTGAAACAGCAAAGCAACTGAATGCACTCGTTTAG
- a CDS encoding NAD-dependent epimerase/dehydratase family protein, with protein MSQKRILVTGASGCIGHYISEALIQETDHELFLLVRNPDKLQVDTQFRPNITVLHGDMQKISQFAELLSTIDTAVLTATAWGGSLTFDINVLKTLELIKLLNPDKCEQVIYFSTASVLDSHNQPLKEAGEIGTDYVRSKYDCLHQLARLQIAPKITTVFPTLVLGGDAKKPFSHLTSGIPEVTKYINLIRFLSADGSFHFIHGRDIATVVTYLIDHPPEKDEPRRLVLGQTQLTVDEAIEQLCSYLRKRIYFRIPLSLSLANLIIAVFKIQMAAWDRFCMNYRHFTYDHVINPDSFDLPNYCATISDVLKTSGVTSD; from the coding sequence ATGAGCCAGAAACGAATTTTAGTGACTGGTGCCAGTGGTTGCATAGGTCATTATATCAGCGAAGCCCTAATTCAAGAAACAGACCACGAGCTGTTTCTCTTAGTAAGAAACCCAGATAAACTACAAGTTGATACTCAATTTCGTCCAAATATCACCGTATTGCATGGTGATATGCAAAAAATTAGCCAATTTGCCGAGTTGTTATCAACAATTGATACTGCAGTGTTGACAGCAACTGCTTGGGGCGGTAGTCTGACGTTTGATATTAATGTTTTGAAAACTTTAGAATTAATCAAGCTGCTCAATCCAGATAAATGTGAGCAGGTAATCTATTTTTCCACTGCTAGTGTTTTAGATAGCCACAACCAACCATTAAAAGAAGCAGGGGAAATAGGCACAGATTACGTCCGCTCTAAATATGATTGCTTGCATCAGTTAGCCAGATTACAAATTGCACCGAAAATCACCACAGTTTTTCCCACTTTAGTTTTAGGTGGTGATGCTAAAAAACCATTTTCTCATCTGACGTCTGGTATTCCAGAAGTGACAAAATATATTAATTTGATACGCTTTTTGAGCGCAGATGGCAGTTTTCATTTTATCCACGGGCGAGACATAGCCACCGTCGTTACATATTTAATTGATCATCCTCCCGAAAAAGATGAGCCGCGCCGCTTAGTTTTAGGTCAAACACAGTTAACAGTAGACGAAGCCATAGAACAACTTTGTAGCTATCTCCGCAAAAGAATTTACTTCCGCATCCCCCTATCTTTGTCATTAGCAAATTTGATTATCGCCGTATTTAAAATTCAAATGGCGGCGTGGGATAGATTCTGCATGAATTATCGACATTTTACTTACGATCATGTGATTAATCCTGATAGTTTTGACTTACCAAATTACTGTGCAACCATCAGCGATGTTTTAAAAACTAGTGGTGTTACCAGCGATTAA
- a CDS encoding B12-binding domain-containing radical SAM protein, translating to MRVLLVYPIFPKTFWSYEKILELVDRQVLLPPLGLVTVAAILPQEWEFKLVDRNIRPATEADWDWADLVIFSAMIVQKQDLLEQIQEAKKRGKLVAVGGPYPTSVPHEVQNVGADFLILDEGEITLPMFIEAVQRGETSGTFRATEKPDVTTTPIPRFDLLDFNAYDMMSVQFSRGCPFQCEFCDIIVLYGRKPRTKTPAQLLAELDSLYELGWRRGVFMVDDNFIGNKRNVKLLLKELKVWMQEHNYPFRFDTEASVDLAQDPELMELMVESGFAAVFLGIETPDEDSLQLTKKFQNTRNSLVDAVQSIIKAGLRPMAGFIIGFDGEKAGAGDRIVRFAEQAAIPSTTFAMLQALPNTALWHRLTKEGRLRENQDGNINQTTLMNFIPTRPLADIAREYIEAFCTLYDPVKYLDRTYRCFLMMGGPSWQAPAKMPEWVVVRALLTVIWRQGIKRETRWKFWHHLFSIIKRNPKVAEHYLAACAHNEHFLEYRQIVRDQIESQLAEYLAQGVEIPYVPVTEKTKAVV from the coding sequence ATGCGAGTCCTACTGGTGTATCCAATATTTCCTAAAACCTTTTGGTCATACGAAAAAATCTTGGAATTAGTTGACCGTCAGGTTTTGTTACCACCTCTGGGTTTAGTGACAGTGGCAGCAATTTTACCCCAAGAATGGGAATTTAAGCTGGTTGACCGCAACATTCGCCCCGCTACCGAGGCAGATTGGGATTGGGCAGATTTAGTTATTTTCTCGGCAATGATTGTCCAAAAACAAGACTTATTGGAGCAAATCCAAGAGGCTAAAAAACGTGGTAAGTTAGTTGCTGTCGGTGGCCCTTACCCGACATCTGTACCTCACGAAGTGCAAAATGTCGGCGCAGATTTCCTGATTCTAGATGAAGGGGAAATCACCTTACCCATGTTTATTGAAGCAGTTCAACGGGGTGAAACTTCGGGGACTTTCCGCGCTACAGAAAAACCCGATGTCACCACTACACCTATACCCCGCTTTGATTTACTCGATTTTAATGCCTATGACATGATGTCTGTGCAATTTTCGCGGGGTTGTCCCTTCCAGTGCGAATTTTGTGACATCATTGTGCTGTATGGTCGCAAACCCAGGACTAAAACTCCAGCCCAATTATTAGCAGAATTAGACTCCCTTTATGAATTGGGTTGGCGGCGCGGTGTGTTCATGGTGGATGATAATTTTATTGGCAACAAACGCAATGTCAAGTTGTTGCTCAAAGAATTAAAAGTTTGGATGCAAGAACATAATTATCCTTTCCGCTTTGATACTGAAGCTTCCGTTGATTTGGCTCAAGACCCAGAATTGATGGAATTGATGGTAGAGTCTGGTTTTGCGGCGGTGTTTTTGGGAATTGAAACACCAGACGAGGATAGTCTGCAATTAACGAAGAAGTTTCAAAATACGCGGAATTCCTTAGTTGATGCTGTACAAAGTATTATCAAAGCGGGATTGCGCCCAATGGCTGGTTTTATTATCGGCTTTGATGGGGAGAAAGCAGGCGCGGGCGATCGCATTGTCCGATTTGCGGAACAAGCAGCGATTCCTTCCACTACTTTTGCCATGTTACAAGCGCTACCCAACACCGCCCTGTGGCATCGGTTGACAAAGGAAGGGCGATTGCGGGAAAACCAAGACGGTAACATCAACCAAACAACGTTGATGAATTTTATTCCTACCCGTCCCCTCGCAGACATCGCCAGGGAATATATTGAAGCTTTTTGTACTTTATACGACCCAGTGAAATATTTAGACCGCACCTATCGTTGTTTCTTAATGATGGGCGGCCCTAGCTGGCAAGCGCCAGCGAAAATGCCAGAATGGGTAGTGGTGAGAGCGCTGTTAACTGTGATTTGGCGACAAGGAATCAAACGGGAAACCAGATGGAAATTCTGGCATCATCTATTCAGCATCATTAAGCGTAACCCCAAAGTGGCGGAACATTACCTCGCCGCCTGTGCCCACAACGAACATTTCCTCGAATATCGCCAAATTGTGCGCGATCAAATTGAAAGCCAGCTAGCTGAATATTTAGCCCAGGGTGTAGAAATACCTTATGTGCCAGTGACAGAAAAAACTAAGGCGGTAGTTTAG
- a CDS encoding nucleotidyltransferase family protein: MNIHDILGAKREEILQVAAKYGAYNIRIFGSVARREADVNSDVDFLVEMETGRSLFDLGGLLMELQEILGCEVDVVTEKGLRSRIRERVLNEAVPL; this comes from the coding sequence ATGAATATCCATGACATATTGGGAGCCAAACGGGAAGAAATTTTGCAAGTTGCCGCAAAATACGGAGCATATAATATCAGAATTTTTGGCTCAGTAGCCCGTCGTGAAGCTGATGTTAACAGCGATGTTGATTTTTTAGTTGAAATGGAGACAGGACGTAGCCTTTTTGATTTGGGTGGATTATTGATGGAGTTACAAGAAATACTTGGCTGTGAAGTCGATGTTGTCACAGAGAAAGGATTGCGATCGCGCATTCGAGAGCGAGTACTAAATGAGGCAGTTCCGTTGTGA
- a CDS encoding DUF86 domain-containing protein — protein MRDNSEKLRDILEAIERIDKYAVQGRKAFEDNELIQTWFIQHLQIIGEASRVLSADIREANPDVPWSQMIGMRNILTHNYFEIDLDVVWLVIERELPKLKPQIEAILETLS, from the coding sequence GTGAGGGATAATAGTGAAAAGTTGCGCGATATTTTAGAGGCTATCGAACGTATCGACAAGTATGCAGTTCAAGGCCGGAAAGCTTTTGAAGACAACGAACTAATTCAAACTTGGTTTATTCAACACCTACAAATTATTGGAGAAGCATCACGTGTATTATCTGCCGATATTCGTGAGGCCAATCCAGATGTTCCTTGGTCGCAAATGATTGGGATGCGAAACATTTTGACGCATAATTATTTTGAAATCGATTTAGATGTTGTTTGGTTGGTTATTGAACGCGAATTGCCAAAACTTAAGCCTCAAATCGAAGCAATTTTAGAAACATTATCTTGA
- a CDS encoding carbohydrate ABC transporter permease produces MKTSRLSWMQVLDNDAIAAWIFLTPALILLGVFVLWPIAYLFYLSFTAGSFTATGTYFVGFKNYWRLLLNSDFWQVIANTVYFTVATIIPSLVIPLGLAVLLNRSLAWRGILRSAYFLPSIISLVAAGLGFRWLFQTTGPVNAFLGLFGIPSIPWLGDTFWAMPVLILLSIWKQIGFNMVVFLAGLQAIPPSRYEAAELDGANSWQQFWYITLPGLRPTLIFVIVTTGIFTLRSFEQVYVITGGGPLNSTNLLVYYIYQEAFGQFDFGYAAAGATVLLAVALILVYLQLQAWSEEK; encoded by the coding sequence TGGATGCAGGTACTAGATAACGATGCGATCGCCGCCTGGATTTTTTTGACTCCAGCATTGATTTTACTTGGTGTATTTGTGCTGTGGCCGATCGCTTATTTGTTTTATCTTAGTTTTACTGCTGGTAGTTTCACTGCTACAGGTACTTACTTCGTAGGTTTCAAAAATTACTGGCGATTGTTATTGAACTCAGATTTTTGGCAAGTTATCGCTAACACAGTTTACTTCACCGTTGCCACCATCATTCCTAGTTTAGTCATTCCTCTGGGACTAGCAGTTTTGTTAAATCGTTCCCTGGCTTGGCGGGGAATACTGCGGAGTGCTTATTTTCTGCCTTCAATTATTTCTCTAGTAGCCGCTGGTTTGGGGTTTCGTTGGCTGTTTCAAACCACTGGCCCAGTGAACGCCTTTTTAGGACTGTTCGGAATACCATCTATTCCCTGGCTAGGGGATACTTTTTGGGCTATGCCAGTGTTAATTTTATTGAGTATTTGGAAACAAATCGGCTTCAATATGGTAGTGTTTTTAGCAGGGTTACAAGCCATTCCTCCCAGTCGCTATGAAGCTGCAGAACTAGATGGCGCCAATAGCTGGCAACAATTTTGGTACATTACCCTTCCCGGTTTGCGACCAACTTTAATATTTGTGATAGTCACTACTGGTATTTTTACATTGCGGAGTTTTGAGCAAGTTTATGTAATCACCGGTGGTGGGCCGCTAAATTCTACAAATTTGCTGGTTTATTATATTTACCAAGAAGCTTTTGGTCAATTTGATTTCGGTTACGCAGCCGCAGGAGCCACAGTATTGCTAGCTGTGGCGTTGATACTGGTATATCTACAATTACAGGCTTGGAGTGAAGAGAAATAA